A stretch of the Saprospiraceae bacterium genome encodes the following:
- the mfd gene encoding transcription-repair coupling factor gives MEQDIIRVNDYLTRDPKATELVGLLDQNKHQKIIIEGLCGSRDSFLIFSSFLQSKTPTLVICNDKEEAAYLLNDLEQFSNLDVVYLFPDSFRRPGQYEELDNFQVQQRVEAIYRFGKKEARIIVTYPEAIFEKMIPGTVIESSRLEFSTGSLIDLDEILIQLNDFGFQRTDFVYEPGQFSIRGGILDVFSYASDLPYRIELNDIVVESIRKFETESQLSKQNIAHFSIVPTIYSEYQSEVRKNIFEIIPENTLIWVKDIHTCLETFEKCFLAANRQADKMKHYDEDRFISMVQNREFIDSSVLVESLERFKLVFYNCKPDSAVKPAILRVNCEAQPSFNKNFNLLIENISKLNSKFYKAFICTNSAAQIERFHNIFEDLKAAIQYIPEIKSLREGFIDHDLKLACYTDHQIFSRFHGYKVKQGYTKDQALSLKVLRELQSGDYVTHLDYGVGRFAGLEKININGQLQEAVRLIYRNNDILYVSIHSLHKISKFVGNEGTEPSLSKLGSDQWKLLKQRTKQKVKDIAQELIKLYSVRKASKGYAFSPDNYLQAELEASFMYEDTPDQFKATVDVKGDMEKPHPMDRLICGDVGFGKTEIAVRAAFKAIQDGKQVAILVPTTILALQHYRTFSDRFKEFPVDVNYLSRFRTTKEKNLIMKQLEEGKIDLVIGTISLLNSKIKFKDLGLLIIDEEQKFGVASKEKLRQLKHNVDTLTLTATPIPRTLQFSLMAARDLSVIQTPPPNRQPIHTERRVYNDNLIKEAILHEVYRGGQVFFVHNKVKSLADVSAILQKLCPSVEIASAHGQMEAEKLEKVLLDFIDHKFDVLVCTNIIETGLDIPNVNTILINNAHQFGLSDLHQLRGRVGRSNRKAYCYLLAPPSSTLTMDARKRLKTIEEFSDLGSGFNVAMRDLDIRGAGNLLGGEQSGFIADIGYETYQRILEEAILELKENEFRELFEDENKPDKTYIRDVVIDSDIEMLIPDAYVASIQERLNLYQALDKIENEEGIQNYCNQLRDRFGPIPTQVEELLNGLRLRWISKRLGFERVILKKKKLQCYFISNPTSPFYESDLFKSLLARVAAPGSSFSIKQSNTNLILIAEHVNGFLKSIQLLDSLLVKS, from the coding sequence GTGGAGCAGGATATAATCCGGGTAAACGATTATTTAACCCGGGATCCAAAAGCAACGGAACTTGTTGGCTTATTGGATCAAAACAAGCATCAAAAAATTATAATTGAGGGTCTGTGTGGATCCAGGGATAGCTTTTTGATTTTTTCAAGCTTTCTGCAATCCAAAACTCCAACTTTAGTGATCTGCAATGACAAAGAAGAGGCTGCATATCTTCTGAATGACTTAGAGCAGTTTTCTAATCTGGATGTTGTTTATTTATTTCCCGATTCATTCAGACGACCCGGTCAATATGAAGAATTGGACAATTTCCAGGTACAACAACGGGTAGAAGCTATTTACCGATTTGGTAAAAAGGAAGCTCGAATTATTGTAACTTATCCCGAGGCAATATTTGAAAAAATGATTCCTGGTACGGTCATTGAGAGTTCCAGGCTTGAATTTTCAACAGGAAGTCTCATTGATTTGGATGAAATTTTGATTCAATTAAATGATTTTGGATTTCAACGAACGGATTTTGTTTATGAACCCGGGCAGTTTTCTATACGAGGGGGTATCCTGGATGTATTTTCTTATGCATCTGATTTACCGTATCGAATTGAATTAAATGATATTGTGGTTGAAAGTATTCGAAAGTTTGAAACTGAATCGCAATTGTCAAAACAAAATATTGCGCACTTTTCTATTGTGCCAACCATTTATTCCGAATATCAATCTGAAGTTCGGAAAAATATTTTTGAAATTATACCAGAGAATACCCTGATTTGGGTAAAAGATATTCATACCTGTCTTGAGACATTTGAAAAATGTTTTTTAGCGGCCAACCGCCAGGCTGATAAAATGAAACATTATGACGAAGATCGTTTTATTTCAATGGTCCAAAACCGGGAATTCATTGATTCTTCGGTATTAGTTGAAAGCCTGGAGCGTTTTAAATTAGTATTTTATAATTGTAAACCGGATTCGGCAGTAAAGCCGGCAATTTTAAGAGTGAATTGTGAAGCTCAGCCCAGTTTCAATAAAAATTTCAATTTGCTAATTGAAAATATTTCTAAATTAAATTCCAAGTTTTATAAAGCGTTTATTTGTACTAACAGTGCAGCACAGATCGAACGATTTCATAATATTTTTGAAGACTTAAAAGCAGCAATTCAATATATTCCGGAAATTAAGTCACTGCGCGAAGGATTTATTGATCATGATTTAAAGTTGGCTTGTTATACAGATCATCAGATTTTTTCTCGTTTTCATGGTTATAAAGTCAAACAGGGCTATACCAAAGACCAGGCATTAAGTCTAAAAGTTTTGCGCGAATTGCAATCGGGAGATTATGTCACGCACCTGGATTATGGCGTAGGTCGATTTGCCGGATTGGAAAAAATTAATATTAACGGTCAACTCCAGGAAGCTGTGCGTTTAATTTATAGAAATAACGATATTCTATATGTCAGCATTCATTCTTTGCATAAAATTTCAAAATTTGTTGGGAATGAAGGAACCGAGCCTTCACTAAGTAAATTAGGTTCAGATCAATGGAAACTTTTAAAGCAGCGAACCAAACAGAAAGTAAAAGACATAGCTCAGGAATTAATTAAGCTATACAGTGTTCGTAAAGCATCAAAGGGATATGCATTTTCTCCTGATAATTATTTGCAGGCTGAATTAGAAGCTTCATTCATGTATGAAGATACTCCTGATCAGTTTAAAGCAACGGTGGATGTAAAAGGGGATATGGAAAAGCCGCATCCAATGGATCGTTTAATCTGTGGCGATGTGGGTTTTGGAAAAACTGAGATTGCAGTAAGAGCAGCTTTCAAAGCCATTCAAGATGGAAAACAAGTGGCGATTCTGGTTCCAACAACTATTTTAGCATTGCAACATTATCGTACATTTTCTGATCGCTTCAAAGAGTTTCCGGTGGATGTTAATTATTTATCCAGGTTTCGGACTACAAAGGAGAAGAATTTAATTATGAAACAATTGGAAGAAGGTAAAATTGATTTGGTTATCGGAACCATCAGCTTACTGAATTCGAAAATTAAATTTAAAGATCTTGGATTATTAATCATTGACGAAGAACAAAAATTTGGTGTTGCTTCTAAAGAAAAATTACGTCAATTAAAGCACAATGTTGATACACTTACGCTGACAGCAACTCCTATTCCGCGTACTCTACAGTTCTCTTTGATGGCTGCAAGAGATTTGAGTGTTATTCAAACGCCTCCTCCAAATCGACAACCCATTCATACAGAACGAAGGGTGTATAATGACAATTTAATAAAAGAAGCAATACTTCATGAAGTTTATCGCGGAGGTCAGGTATTTTTTGTGCATAATAAAGTGAAAAGTCTGGCAGATGTTTCAGCAATTTTACAAAAACTATGTCCTTCTGTTGAAATTGCATCTGCACACGGGCAAATGGAAGCAGAAAAACTTGAAAAAGTGCTATTAGATTTTATCGATCATAAATTTGATGTGTTGGTTTGTACCAATATCATTGAAACCGGTTTGGATATACCCAATGTCAATACCATATTAATTAATAATGCACACCAATTTGGATTGAGTGATCTGCATCAACTCCGTGGACGTGTTGGCCGGTCAAACAGAAAAGCTTATTGTTATTTATTGGCACCGCCATCTTCTACTTTGACAATGGATGCTCGTAAAAGACTTAAAACCATCGAAGAATTTTCTGACTTGGGCAGTGGCTTCAATGTGGCTATGCGAGATTTGGATATTCGTGGAGCCGGCAATCTATTGGGAGGAGAGCAAAGCGGTTTTATTGCAGATATTGGATATGAAACCTATCAACGAATTTTAGAGGAAGCAATTCTTGAACTTAAGGAAAATGAATTCCGGGAATTGTTTGAAGATGAAAACAAACCGGACAAAACTTATATCCGGGATGTGGTCATCGATAGCGACATTGAAATGCTGATACCGGATGCTTATGTTGCAAGCATTCAGGAACGCCTTAATTTATACCAGGCTTTGGATAAAATTGAAAATGAGGAAGGCATTCAAAATTATTGCAATCAACTTAGAGATCGTTTTGGTCCGATTCCGACCCAGGTTGAAGAATTATTAAACGGTTTGCGCTTGCGGTGGATCTCAAAACGTTTGGGTTTCGAACGAGTCATATTAAAAAAGAAAAAGCTACAGTGTTATTTTATTAGCAATCCGACTTCTCCATTTTATGAAAGCGATTTGTTTAAAAGTCTGCTGGCACGGGTAGCAGCACCTGGAAGTTCATTTAGTATTAAGCAATCAAATACCAATCTTATTTTAATTGCTGAGCATGTAAATGGTTTTTTAAAATCCATCCAACTCCTTGATAGCTTGTTGGTTAAGTCATAA
- a CDS encoding methyltransferase, which translates to MSKFSFLQESLRNMKTMGTVIQTSNYAGKALAGMLDFSEISIIVELGGGDGAITKHLLKKLNKDARLYVFEVNETFCTKLKALNDDRLHVILDSAENLEEQFKKLGIQQADAIVSSIPFAIMPETFHLQILTLCNKLLKPGASFLQIHYSLFQKNLYNQVFGNVAFEFAAFNIPPVFIIHSKKQA; encoded by the coding sequence ATGAGCAAGTTTAGTTTTTTACAGGAGAGCCTTAGAAACATGAAAACGATGGGCACCGTAATTCAAACTTCGAATTACGCAGGAAAAGCACTTGCTGGAATGCTTGATTTTAGTGAAATATCTATAATAGTGGAATTGGGAGGCGGAGATGGAGCAATTACCAAACACCTATTAAAAAAACTTAATAAAGATGCACGTTTATATGTTTTTGAAGTCAATGAAACCTTTTGTACTAAGTTAAAAGCTTTAAACGACGATCGTTTGCACGTTATATTAGATTCAGCAGAAAATTTAGAAGAGCAATTCAAAAAATTAGGAATACAACAGGCTGATGCCATCGTTTCTTCAATCCCTTTTGCTATTATGCCGGAAACGTTTCATCTGCAAATATTAACGCTGTGCAATAAATTACTGAAACCCGGTGCATCATTTCTCCAGATCCATTATTCCCTTTTTCAGAAAAATTTATACAATCAGGTATTCGGAAACGTAGCATTTGAATTTGCTGCATTTAATATTCCTCCTGTTTTTATCATACATTCTAAAAAACAAGCTTGA